From Canis lupus baileyi chromosome X, mCanLup2.hap1, whole genome shotgun sequence:
ttgagagagagaaaaagaaatagagaatgaaaaaagcaaacatggaaaaatattaattggTGAATCTGGGTAAAGAGTATATGGGAGTTCTTTGTAATGTTCTACCAATGTTTCTGAATTGTAAAATTAGaccaaaataaaagatttattggaggatgagttaagatggcagagtagtTGGGGAACCCTATACTTGCCTTGTACCTTAAACATAGCTAGATTAATAAGAAATCATTCTAAACATGTaagaaatcaatctgaggacTAAGAGAACAAACTGCACATCTAGAAGGAGAAAAACAGCCACATCATGGAAGGCAGGAGCTGCAGACAGTTAAGTTGGGGGAGAAAAGAACTAGAGGTTCTTCGGAGTGGAGGGAAGCCTTATCATGGAGAGAGGAtcaaggaacagagaaagaaagagagagaaaccaacaTGAAGGGGATTACATAAGGAAAGCACTTCCCCAAAACCACTGACTAGGGAAAGGAGAGGGGCTGCTTATTGTAAAGTTTTTACAAGCAGTGGAGCTCAAAGTCTAAAGTTCTAGAAGTATGCACCATCACTGGGGTCATACCATGTGGGCATAACTGTGCTCatctggggaaggagggcagagtcCTGAGAGTGGACAGCATGGTCTGAGGAGACCCTTGGTTGCACCTGGAGAGACAGTTCCCCTTTTTGGAGTGCATTTGGGAGAGGTGGCATATCCTGAGAGGGCATGAAACAGATGATGGGCACCATTGAGCTGCACTGTTAATTAACATATCAGCAGAGGAAAGTGCTGAAGACAGCTATCCTGGATGACAGCTTTTGGCTGAGCTTTACCATAAATTCCGAGCCCCTGTACATTCATGCagctgcttttctgggacaaacTGACACCAACCACAGTGCAGCAAGACCCTCCCCCAGAGAATCAATGTAGGTTTGCATTATACCCAGTTCCTAAAattggagttttgaaacccagCTTCACCcctgagataaaacacagaaaCACTGTGCTGCCAGGCAGGTAGatggcacagacacagacagggtTCTGATGGAAtcctgagacacagagggagatagttggctcttctgtgagggcttcctgaacaGCAGACGGCACCAACTTCCCTCTACGGGGACAAGAGAGTGGGGTGAGGCCATTTCTCCCTCACCCATCAGCATAGACATATTTCAGTGAATAAAACAGCATCCCCAGTGGAAGGTGAAGCTGCTTACAACAATCCCTGCCCCACTGCACCCTATAGGTGCATCTGCACTAAGCCAAATCCACCCTGAGAACCAGTGCAgcatgcccctcccccagaagaccagcacaaaccccttgCACAAAGTGTACTGATCATAGAGTACTGCAAATCTTTAGCTCTAAGGGAAATAGGATCCAGCCTTTTCCAAAAAGCACACCAaaacacacctagttaaaacCCTCCATACAATGTCCAATGTCCAAACACACACCATCCCCCCACATAGACAAAATGCAGACAAGGAAAAACTCTGCAGATGATTGACCTAAGAGAAGGAGCAGTGGAAACacacagcagagtgcacacaacATACACCAAAAAACTTACTGAAGCACCAAGCCCTGGATGGTATGTGACCTCTTCTTAATTTAGCCATtgctctcaggagcaggaaacataacaggatTTCTGAACACACAGAAGACAGGGTTATAAACAAAACATCAAGACAGAGGAATCCATCCCACAAGAAAGACCAAGAGGTAATGGCcagtaatccaattaaaacagttacatgtaatatataatattagtaatatgcctgaacaagaatttaaaacaacaatcttAAGGATACtaactggacttgagaaaagcatagaaaataCCAGGGAGTACATTACTGCACAGATCAAATATCTACTAACTagtcaggcagaaaaaaaaagctagaacCAAGAAGAACAACCAACTGGAGgtaatgaccacaaggatggaagaagctaAGGATGAATCAGTCATatgagataaaattatggaaaataatgaagttgaaaggaagcaggaaagaaaaacactggaTTACAAATGTAGACGCAGGGAATTCAGTGACCTCATaaagtgtaataacatttgtatcataggagtctcagaagaagaagagagggaaaaaggggcagaaggtttatttgagagaattatagctgaaaacttccttaatctggatAACAACAAACACTGAAATCCAGAAGACATaaagaactcccatcaaaatcaacaaaaacaagcCAACACCAAGATATAACATATGGTGAAATTTACAATATACACAGataaggagggatgcctgggtggctcagcagttgggcatctgcctttggctcagggcatgatcctggtgagccaggatcaggtcccacattgggctccctgcatggagcctgcttttttccctctgcctgtgtctctgcctttctctctgtgtgcctctcatgaataaatacaatcttttaaaaaattcatagatAAGGAAAAAATCCCAAAAGcggcaagggaaaaaaattccTTAACCTACAAGAAGAGAAGACAAATCAGGTTTGCATCAGATCGCTCCACAGAAACTTCCACAGGCCAGAAGACAGTGTCATGATAtgttcaatgtgctgaatgggaaaagtatgcagccaagaattctttatccagcaaggctgccaTTCAGCACAGAACTAGAggtaaagagtttcccagacctacaaaaactaaaggagttcaagACCACTGAACCAGCCATGCAAGAAATTTTAACATTCATGATAtgttcaatgtgctgaatgggaaaagtatgcagccaagaattctttatccagcaaggctgccaTTCAGCACAGAACTAGAggtaaagagtttcccagacctacaaaaactaaaggagttcatgaccactgaaccagccatgcaagaaattttaagggggattgttttagtagagaaaaaaagaccaaaagcaacaaagactagaaaggaacagagaaaatctccagaaatacCAACTTTAtgggtaatacaatggcactaaattcatatctatcaataatcagtctgaatgtaaatggactaaatgctccaatcaaaagatatagggtatcagaaaggataaaaaaacaagacccatctatatgctgcttacaagagattcattttagacctaaagatacctgcagGTTGAAAGTGAGAAGGTGGAGAACATTTATCATAATGGacgtcaaaagaaagccagagtggcAATACATATATCAGGAAACTAGATTTTAACCAGACtctaagaagagatgaagaagtgcataatatcataattaaaggatctatccaacaacaatttctaacaattgtaaatatttatgtccccaaAATGggacccaaatatataaatcaattaatgacaaacataaacaaacacattgataataatacaataatactaggcgactttaatatcccacttagaagaatggacagattatctaggcagaaaatcaaaaaggaaacaatggctttgaaatacacactggaccagatggactacacagatatattcagaacacttcatccaaaaacagcagaatacacattcttttcaagtgcacagagaacattctccaaaatagataacatactgggtcacaaattaggcctcaacaagtacaaaaatacTGAGATCACACCACGCATAACAGACCACAATTCTACAAAAGTTGAAGTCAAcgacaagaaaaaatttggaaagaccccAAATTCATGGAGGTAAAAGAACATcttactaaaaaatgaatgggttaaccaggaaattaaagaggaaatcttGGGATGtcctgagcgtctgcctttggctcaggacatgatccccaagtcctgggatcgggtcccacatcaggctccctgcaatgaagcctgctctccctctgcctatgtctctgcctctctctttctctctgtgtctctcatgaatgaatggataaaatatttttaaaaaataaagaggaaatcttaaaaactacatggaaacaaatgaaaaaaaaaaacacaacagttcaaaacctttgagatacaatgaaggcagtcctaagagggaagtatattgcaatacaggCGTACCTCAAGatgcaagaaaagtctcaaatacacaacctaaccttacacctaaaggagctagaaaagaaatagcaaataaagcccaAGGCCAGCAGaattagagaaataataaagataagagaagaaataaatgatatagaaacagaaaaaaaaaaacccacagtagaacagatcaatgaaactaagagctggttcttcaaaagaattaagacaattgataaacccctaacaagacttatcaaaaagaagagaaatgaccaaataaagtcacaaatcaaagaggagagatcacaatgaACAccacaaaattacaaataattactAGGAGAATATTATGACaagttatatgccaacaaatgggCAATctgatagaaatggaaaaattcctagaaacatacaaactatcaaaactgaaacaggaagaatatgaaaatttaaacagacccataaccagcaaggaaactgaatcagtaataaaaaatgtaCCAACATCAAGGCATCGGTCCCATTTGCAATTACATCAAAAACCGTAAGATCCCTAGAAATAAACATAACCAGAGGTAAGTGTTCTGTATGCTGAAAATGATataatacttatgaaagaaattgaagggaacacaaaggaatggaaaaacattccatgctcagagtggaagaataaatattgttaaaatgtctatactacccaaagcaacctacatttttaatgcaatccctatcaaaatactaccagaatttttcacagagccAAGAACAAGCAATTCTGCAATatatatagaaccacaaaagaccccaaataaccaaaacaaccctgaacaaaaagaaaagcaaagctagagacATCATGATTCCAGACGTCAAAGTTTATTAcgaagctgtagtcatcaagagagtattggtactggcacagaaacagacacacagatcaatggaacagaatagaaaactagaaatggaaacacaactatatgatcaactaatctttgacaaagcaggaaagaagatacagtgggaaaaagagagtctctccaataaatggtgttcagaaaactgaacagcaacatgcagaagaatgaaactggaccactttcttacaccatacacaaaaataagttcaaaatggattaaatacctaaatgtgagacaggaatctatcaaaatcctagaggagaacacaggcagcaacttccaTGActttggctgcagcaacttcttactagacacgtctccagaagcgaaggaaacaaaagaaaaaatgaactattgggacctcatcaaggtaagaagcttctgcacagcgaaggaaacagttgacaaaactaaaaagcagcctatggaatgggagaagatatttgcaatgacttatcagataaagtactattatccaaaatccataaagaacttatcaaactcaacactcaaaaaataaatgattcagttaagaaatgggaaaaagatatgcacaggtatttctccaaagaagacatacaaataactaacagatacatgaaaagatattcaatatcactcatcatcagggaaatacaaatcacaaccacaatgacataccatctcataactgtcagaatggctaaaatgaacaacacagaaaacaggtgttggtgaggatgaagagcaaggggaaccctcctacactgttggtgggaatgcaaactgtaaCATTCAccctggaaaacagcatggaccttcctcaaaaagttaaaaatagaactaccctacaatcctgTAATTACACTAGATATCtaaccaaaggatacaaaaatacagattcagaTTCGAAGAGGTACATGCACCcgaatgtttatagtagcattatcaacaatagacaaactacagaaagagcccaaatgtccatgaatGGATatgcatgaatggataaagaagatgtgatgtgtatacatataatggaatattactcagctatcaaaaatcTTGCCTTTTATAACAatatagatggagctagagtctATTATGCAAAGTGATATAAGTgatataagtcagtcagagaaagacaaattccacttgatttcactcgtatgtggaatttaagaaacaaaaaagaatttcccAGATCTCTTTCCAAGTCCTTCTCCAAGATTCAGTTATACTCAAGTTTTTCATGGTAGCCTGCTTTGGAGCTTTTGTCCTGTAAACACCAGGCCTGAAAACCAATTTCTACCCTTCCACAAGACAGATGTCACTCACCCTTTAAGGCCCACCCAAATCACAATCTGATTTGTAAATTAAGCCcatgaatcaaaaaagaaatcttaagattacaattacagaaaaaaattacaatctaATGACAATAAAATACTACACATAAAAATCTGTGAAATTCTTTTAAAGTCATATGTAATCAAAATTTATAGtcataaattcttattttagaaaaggCACTTGATAATTACTAGGCTAAAGGtccaaaatataaattagaaaaagacaaaacataaagcaagtaaagaaaataataaagattaaagcaaaaattttaaaaacaaaatattcagcCGTGAGGATGCtgaaaacaaaatcaggaaatgtaTTAGAAAATTGATTATTGTAATTTATTGCATTATTACAGTCTCAGAATAATGGAGAAAAACTCCATATTTATTCACAATTAAAAAGTCTCAGCATTCTAAAAATAGCAATGAACTTCCTTATTCTGAAGAGAGAAATCTAAAAGTGGTGAAACATTTGTAGAATTCCCTTGTAAATtcaaaagcaagagaagaaaatgctCTATCACTGCTACTGTTTTCATTGTACTGAAGATCCTAGCTGGCAGGTAAGAGaagctaaaatataaatatagtacaAGAAACTGACATTATTCACAAAATAATTAATAGATAATCCAAGGAAATCTATATGTTATCAGAACAAACAATTCAGAAAGACTAGCACATAaaatcaatatgtaaaaataacaatCATGTTCCCTTTTATGAGCAAAAATCAGAAAGTGTGGTTTAAATGATGCATTtcacagtaacaacaaaaactataAGGTAATTAGGAGTGAACCTAACAAAGCAGCCtataaattacattattattatatgatatatatggtTTCATATAATGTAGAAAATAGTTTCAATTTTACCATTTGGTGCTAGCTTTACTTTTTGTTTGGCTGTTTTACAACTCTTATTCCTCTTCCTCCCTTAATAAGTTTCagtaaatatattactttaaaaaacacaattaccgggatccctgggtggcgcagcggtttggcgcctgcctttgggccagggcgcgatactggagacccgggatcgaatcccacatcgggctcccggtgcatggagcctgcttctccctcggcctatgtctctgcctctctctctctctctctgtgactatcataaataaataaaaattgaaaaaaaaaacaaaaaacacaattaCCTGGTGCAGGACATCAGAAAAAGCAGGGCAGCAGTGTCCATAATCTTCATTGTCCTCACTGGGTGaaccattttatgaatataccaaGGAAATGGAGTCATTCTCCAATCCCTCTGAGactgaaaaatagtaaaaataagataaaatgatttCCTCTGTTATTGTCCATCTCTTTCCCCTAGCTTCCTCAAGTCCTTATGCTCCACTATGCTCCCATTTCTCATATATTCCTGTAAAACACTATGGATAATATTAAAAGAGGTCTactgcaaattaaaatcatagaCTCATCCATTTCCTACAGCTCCCAGCACAATGCCTAGTCCTTTGCAAGGGCTCCATAGAGGTTTATTGCATGAATGAAGAAAGGATGCCCTGTTTCCTTGGATTTTAAGGATCTATGAGGCTTGGGTCAgatttggtcttctttttttgcATTCTAGAAGGTCATCTAAATAGAAGGCTGTTTCTCTGATAGTAAAAACTGGACTCCTAAAATACATCACTTGATTGAAAATATTCAATAGTTACCATTGATTTCAGATTAAACTACATATCCTAAGCATAACATTTAAGTTCCATGCACCTCCAAGTCCTTCTCCAAGATTCAGTTATACTCAAGTTTTTCATGGTAGCCTGCTTTGGAGCTTTTGTCCCGTAAACACCAGGCCTGAAAACCAATCTCTACCCTTCCACAAGACAGATGTCACTCACCCTTTAAGGCCCACCCAAAGTTCCCCTTTCCTTTTTGATGGGTCATGATTACTATCAGGCAGAATGATTTTATCCATCCTGAGTGATCCCTGCATACCCTGGACAAGCAAACATTATGGCACTTGGGTTTGACTTGCCACAttgtaacttttttatttttttatttactaattttccTGCCACTCACAGAGAAACACACACTCCTGAGACTCACTTTAGAATACCCTCTGAAAGCACAGGAATTAGGCTTGCTAGCATAGGAATGAGGCCTTTCCTACATCGTTGATCTTGaatcaaggatttttttaatggaaaactttcaaatatacacaaaagtaGTGAGAACAGTATAATGAATCTCCACGTATATATCACTCAGTTATGATCAACTcatgaacattttatttgaaatcccCATTTCGTCCCCACTGAATTACTTTTAAGCATATCAAAAGATTTAAACCTATTTCTTAAAACTGTAACCACATTTATCACATTTAATATATTaactaatatattaaaaatatattacttaacGTCAATATCCATAATTTCATCCAACCATATTTTGTGAAAGAGCTATTTAATgcctccatttttgtttttcaattttgaaatcgtgataagaatagaaaaaagaggaaagagatctGGGAAATTGCATAATTAAGTTGCAGGGAGCCTGGATGTccaagatgagaaagaaaaaaatctgacctGGTTTGCGATGTGAGAAGTATATTCTACTACTTCTCCGGAGGAGGAGGGTGCGACTTCAGTCCGGGTGATGCAGGAGAAGGTGCGGAGGGGAGAGGGTTACTACCTCCGTTGGGAGTTCCTTCCGGATAATCCCACCGTGGTGCTAGGAGGCAGCGCTTTTTTGGAGGCCTGGTTTCCCGCGTGTTTCCAGGAGGGAGCGTGGATCTCCCGGAGGCACAAGGTTGGTCCCCCATAAGGATTATAGGACTGGGCGTCAGCTCTCTCCAGTGGGCCCGGCGAGGCCGAGACCTGAGATGGCGGCGGGTCCCTTCCAGGCACAGAGCTTCCTCTGGGTTTCGCGCTTACCGTATTTCCTGTATCCTGAAACGCACATCCCCTCtccgcctcctccctcccttccctactCCACCCAATTTTAATGTTTCTTCAGGGGCGGGTCTTAAGAAGACCCAGCgtatagttaatatataatgtttttccACAGCACATCCCCCAAAATGTAACTAAATCTATGTTCTGTCTTCAATCAATGCAATTTTAAGATTAGAAGAAATTTAGGTTTACTCCTAGATGGTGATCTCTGCATAGATAGATTGTGGAAAAgcgcaggggaggggacggggaagGGAGGTGCGCAAATGGGGGTAGGGAGGAGAACAAAGAAATGAGTTAAGAGCTAAGGGCTTTACTATCGAGTTACTAATGCGCAACCCAGAGCCCTGAAACTTCCTAGGaccatttaaaaagcaatatgcaAACGTGTTAGTTGACTGAAGTGTAGAATAGCACACTAGCATTGACCACGGAAAATAAATTCACCGTATGTCATAGAATGTAAtatcacttttttaaatattttgacaaaTTAGAAATCTctgaaagcttatttttttaaatgtctaatttttttaatgttttaacatCTATAAAATTTCAGTTGATGAATCTCAACTGATGAAATGTCATACTTTAATTAGCAATGTTTGTGTTCTCTTTCCCAgacttaaggaaaataataattcatcTTACTATCTGGTGTATTATATTCTATGATATATGGTAAGCAACCAGAGGAGGGTGCAAAGTGGCTTAGAAAAAAAGGCTAGTGGAACTTCTTAGACCTTCAGCATTCAGGTCCATCCCCTTTAGCTATGTGCAAACTAGACCATACTTTTACAGCACTGTCCTAAGTGTTTTTcaatgaaaagaattcaatccTTAATGTCgaaatacaacttttaaaatactCTGTTATTTACAAGCTCTGTGATATTTAAGTACTTGATTAAACAGAGCTATAGTTTCCAGGAGattataatttcttccttttaaaactattcccaaaaaaataagtaataataataataataaaactattgcCATAGTTAGGGATCATGTATTTAAAGTACTTATTACATGATTGCCTCTCATATTCACAATCACTGCCTTCCTCTAAGTACCAAAACAGTCCTTTACACAAACTagaaactaaataaatgtttaggaAATAAATGACCCTATGGTTTTCTACCAGAtgttactaataaaaaaaaatattgcagcAATGGGTTAATGAAAACATGTGAGGGGAAATCAAGAGAAACAATGCTTTAGATTGAGAAAAGCAGTTGGAACTAGACATAACATGGTATCACCAACATAGATCTGGTAGTAGAAGTCATGGAAATGCATGTTATCCTCaagagaaaatatagagaaaaaggaaatggccTGAAGACAGAGTATTGATTGATTATAGACTGAAGTGTAGTTTACTGTAGAGGCTGAGAAAGAGTAGCCAAAGTCAGAAGAGAGGATTCTGACCTAGTGTTTCTCACTCTTGGCACCATTGATATTTGAGGCCAGATTCCTCTTTGTGGTGGGGGCCTGCCCCGTgccttgtaggatgtttagcagtatccCAAATAGGACAGTGGCACCTCCTTATCACTCCCAGCtgtgaaaaccaaaaatgtctccagacactgccaaagtCCCCTGGGAAGCAAAATCATCCCCACTGAGAACCATTGGTCTATCCTTAATCCTCCAAACTCACTTGTTCATAGTCTTCTTTACTTCAGTGAATGTCATCCTTTCTACCCAGTTGTACAAGTCaaactttactattttttatactgcagaatattccattattttccgAAGTAAATGAGGTAACATTTTTGCAGTCTTTTCAGATGAATCTCTAAATCTGTGAGACTAAAGACTTTAAgagtaaaagttaaaattaagttgttttatagttatcattttaataaattaagatAATATTGCCTATTTTAGTAAAATAACAGGAATTAAAAGTTATATCAAATCCAGATGTGTTATATTTATGGTAAACATTTGACTTGTGGAAATAATCCCAACTTAAAGCTGCTGCCATCAACCTGGACTATTTATACCTCAActggatttacttatttttatttttaattgtggtaaaatatacataaaattttccatcttaatcatttttaagtgtacagtttagtagTATtgagtatattcacaatgttgtacaacaaatctccagaattttttcgTACTCATTAAATAATGCTTTcccgggatccttgggtggcacagcggtttggcgcctgtctttggcccagggcgcgatcctggagacccgggatcgaatctcacgtcgggctcccggtgcat
This genomic window contains:
- the NBDY gene encoding negative regulator of P-body association codes for the protein MGDQPCASGRSTLPPGNTRETRPPKKRCLLAPRWDYPEGTPNGGSNPLPSAPSPASPGLKSHPPPPEK